The Mangifera indica cultivar Alphonso chromosome 8, CATAS_Mindica_2.1, whole genome shotgun sequence genome has a window encoding:
- the LOC123224317 gene encoding chloroplast envelope quinone oxidoreductase homolog isoform X1: MAEKLTMHALQYDSYGGGPAGLKHVNVPVPSPKKDEVLLKLEAISLNPVDWKIQKGMLRPFMPRKLPYIPATDITGEVIVVGSEVKDFKVSDKVVAILNHLDGGGLAEFAVAKESLTVSRPLEVSAAEGAGLPVAGLTAYQALTQSAGIKLDGSGKETNILITAASGGVGHYAVQLAKLGNTHVTATCGARNIEFVKSLGADEVLDYKTPDGAALKSPSGRKYDAVIHCAPAMPWSTFEPNLSSNGKVIDITPGLRALLTFALKKLTFSRKQLVPLLYKPKKDNLDSLVQLVKEGKLKTVVDSKHPLSKAEEAWAKSIDGHATGKIIVEP; encoded by the exons ATGGCGGAAAAGCTTACCATGCACGCTCTTCAGTATGATAGTTATGGCGGAGGACCTGCTGGTTTGAAG CACGTTAATGTACCAGTTCCTTCTCCAAAAAAAGATGAGGTTTTGCTGAAGCTGGAAGCAATTAGTCTAAATCCAGTTGATTGGAAAATACAAAAGGGCATGCTGCGGCCCTTTATGCCTCGCAAATTACCTTACATACCTG CAACTGATATAACTGGGGAAGTTATAGTGGTAGGGTCAGAAGTCAAAGATTTCAAAGTTAGCGACAAAGTGGTAGCTATTCTTAATCACCTC GATGGAGGTGGACTGGCTGAGTTTGCTGTGGCTAAGGAAAGCTTGACAGTTAGTAGGCCTCTAGAAGTTTCTGCAGCTGAAGGTGCTGGCTTACCTGTTGCGGGTCTCACTGCTTACCAGGCCCTCACTCAATCGGCTGGGATCAAGCTTGATGGAAGTGGCAAGGAGACAAACATTCTGATCACTGCTGCCTCAGGTGGTGTAGGTCACTATGCTGTTCAGTTGGCAAAGCTTGGAAACACACATGTGACTGCCACTTGTGGAGCTCGCAACATTGAATTTGTCAAGAGTTTAGGGGCTGATGAGGTTCTTGATTACAAGACCCCTGATGGAGCAGCTCTAAAGAGCCCATCTGGTCGAAAATATGATGCAGTCATCCACTGTGCTCCAGCCATGCCCTGGTCTACATTTGAgccaaatttgagctcaaatggGAAGGTGATAGATATCACTCCTGGACTCAGGGCCTTGTTGACTTTTGCTTTGAAGAAGCTTACCTTCTCCAGGAAGCAGCTGGTTCCACTGCTCTACAAACCCAAGAAGGATAACCTAGATTCTCTTGTTCAGTTAGTGAAAGAAGGGAAGCTTAAGACAGTGGTCGACTCGAAGCATCCCCTCAGCAAAGCAGAAGAAGCTTGGGCCAAGAGTATCGATGGTCACGCTACTGGCAAGATCATTGTGGAGCCATAG
- the LOC123224117 gene encoding UV-B-induced protein At3g17800, chloroplastic-like, protein MDCSLSLHKIPNTLPFLPFVVKSKAPHSFPPNIFTGRRFLRQSHVVVTAGPSHCEFSSSPLNTPIELNSAAGKFLSSVLQNQRQFFSVAVSDELKQLADDRDAAVNRMFLSIGSDEASLHRRIAQLKEHECQTAVEDVMYMLIFYKFCEIRVPLVPKLSRCIYNGRLEIWPSKVWELESIHSLEVLEMIREHISTVIGLRANSSVTDYWATTQIQRLVLGRVYTASILYGYFLKSASLRHHLECSLALAHQDLHVSNRNSLQFPEMWPYVMKNLIFGCVNNIQSVSLGQGSTKLESKRENLKCYVMGFDPETLQRCAKVKSKEAVNLIEKHSFALFMDGKKGLLETDELILTSFSSLKRLVLEAIAFGSFLWDTEEYVNSVYKLQEN, encoded by the exons ATGGACTGTAGTCTTTCCCTTCACAAAATCCCCAATACGCTGCCGTTTTTACCTTTCGTGGTAAAATCTAAAGCCCCCCATTCTTTCCCTCCTAATATTTTCACCGGTCGGAGGTTCCTCCGACAAAGCCACGTTGTTGTGACGGCGGGGCCAAGTCACTGCGAGTTCAGTAGTAGCCCATTGAACACGCCGATCGAGCTGAACTCGGCGGCCGGCAAGTTTTTAAGCAGCGTGTTGCAGAACCAACGGCAGTTCTTCAGTGTGGCGGTGTCTGATGAGTTGAAACAGTTGGCTGATGATCGTGACGCGGCCGTTAATCGGATGTTCCTTAGCATTGGCTCCGATGAAGCTTCACTTCATAG AAGGATTGCCCAGTTGAAAGAACACGAGTGTCAAACTGCTGTTGAAGATGTTATGTACATGCTAATATTTTACAAGTTCTGTGAGATCAGAGTTCCATTGGTACCGAAGCTCTCCAGATGCATCTACAATGGTAGACTAGAAATTTGGCCTTCAAAGGTTTGGGAGCTAGAGTCCATTCATAGCTTGGAGGTCTTGGAGATGATAAGGGAACATATCTCTACTGTTATTGGCTTGAGAGCTAATTCCAGTGTTACAGACTATTGGGCAACAACTCAGATACAACGGCTTGTCCTTGGCCGTGTTTATACTGCTTCAATCTTATATGGTTACTTCCTTAAGTCAGCTTCATTAAGGCACCACTTGGAATGTAGTCTGGCATTAGCACATCAAGATCTTCATGTTAGTAATAGGAACTCCCTGCAATTCCCAGAAATGTGGCCATATGTAatgaaaaatcttatttttggCTGTGTTAACAACATACAATCTGTTTCTTTGGGTCAAGGTTCAACTAAACTGGAATCAAAGCGAGAAAACTTGAAGTGTTATGTCATGGGTTTTGACCCAGAAACATTGCAGAGATGTGCAAAAGTGAAATCTAAGGAAGCTGTAAATTTAATCGAGAAGCACAGCTTTGCACTCTTTATGGATGGAAAGAAGGGTTTGCTTGAGACAGATGAGTTGATTTTGACTTCTTTTTCAAGTCTGAAGAGGTTAGTTTTGGAGGCAATTGCCTTCGGTTCATTTCTTTGGGACACGGAAGAATATGTGAACTCTGTGTATAAGCTACAGGAAAACTGA
- the LOC123224317 gene encoding chloroplast envelope quinone oxidoreductase homolog isoform X2 yields MLLSQLRMCLNLFFRFDLVGVDEESKEWVLYHVNVPVPSPKKDEVLLKLEAISLNPVDWKIQKGMLRPFMPRKLPYIPATDITGEVIVVGSEVKDFKVSDKVVAILNHLDGGGLAEFAVAKESLTVSRPLEVSAAEGAGLPVAGLTAYQALTQSAGIKLDGSGKETNILITAASGGVGHYAVQLAKLGNTHVTATCGARNIEFVKSLGADEVLDYKTPDGAALKSPSGRKYDAVIHCAPAMPWSTFEPNLSSNGKVIDITPGLRALLTFALKKLTFSRKQLVPLLYKPKKDNLDSLVQLVKEGKLKTVVDSKHPLSKAEEAWAKSIDGHATGKIIVEP; encoded by the exons ATGCTCTTATCCCAGCTGCGGAtgtgtttaaatttgttttttcggTTTGATTTGGTGGGGGTAGATGAGGAGTCAAAAGAGTGGGTGTTATAC CACGTTAATGTACCAGTTCCTTCTCCAAAAAAAGATGAGGTTTTGCTGAAGCTGGAAGCAATTAGTCTAAATCCAGTTGATTGGAAAATACAAAAGGGCATGCTGCGGCCCTTTATGCCTCGCAAATTACCTTACATACCTG CAACTGATATAACTGGGGAAGTTATAGTGGTAGGGTCAGAAGTCAAAGATTTCAAAGTTAGCGACAAAGTGGTAGCTATTCTTAATCACCTC GATGGAGGTGGACTGGCTGAGTTTGCTGTGGCTAAGGAAAGCTTGACAGTTAGTAGGCCTCTAGAAGTTTCTGCAGCTGAAGGTGCTGGCTTACCTGTTGCGGGTCTCACTGCTTACCAGGCCCTCACTCAATCGGCTGGGATCAAGCTTGATGGAAGTGGCAAGGAGACAAACATTCTGATCACTGCTGCCTCAGGTGGTGTAGGTCACTATGCTGTTCAGTTGGCAAAGCTTGGAAACACACATGTGACTGCCACTTGTGGAGCTCGCAACATTGAATTTGTCAAGAGTTTAGGGGCTGATGAGGTTCTTGATTACAAGACCCCTGATGGAGCAGCTCTAAAGAGCCCATCTGGTCGAAAATATGATGCAGTCATCCACTGTGCTCCAGCCATGCCCTGGTCTACATTTGAgccaaatttgagctcaaatggGAAGGTGATAGATATCACTCCTGGACTCAGGGCCTTGTTGACTTTTGCTTTGAAGAAGCTTACCTTCTCCAGGAAGCAGCTGGTTCCACTGCTCTACAAACCCAAGAAGGATAACCTAGATTCTCTTGTTCAGTTAGTGAAAGAAGGGAAGCTTAAGACAGTGGTCGACTCGAAGCATCCCCTCAGCAAAGCAGAAGAAGCTTGGGCCAAGAGTATCGATGGTCACGCTACTGGCAAGATCATTGTGGAGCCATAG
- the LOC123223582 gene encoding pentatricopeptide repeat-containing protein At3g25210, mitochondrial: MSPTFRRLLHLTLKNTKYISSLHVPLIPTAPSTHPSLHHHRLFSSSLDPIHSTRTRTPLEKQFETWIQHLKPGFAPSDVVDALQAQLDPDLALDIFRWTAQQHGYKHNHETYHTMIKLLISGKRYRATETLMEEVIAGNCEMSIPLYNSIIRFCCCRKLLFNRAFDVYKKMLKSENCKPTLETYTLLLNSLLRRFNKLNVCYVYLHGVRSLTKQMKSLGVIPDTFLLNMIIKAYAKCLQVDEAIRVFREMGLYGCEPNAYTYGYIVKGLSEKGKVAQGLGFYKEMKEKGLVASGSCYMILICSLAIERRFEDAIEVVFDMLGNGMGPDLLTYKTLLEGLCREGRGNEGFELLEEFRKRDVLMGDKNYKILLNGLHFLSRD; encoded by the coding sequence ATGTCCCCAACCTTCCGTCGTCTTCTCCACTTGACTCTCAAAAACACCAAATATATCTCCTCTCTCCATGTACCCCTAATTCCCACCGCTCCCTCTACCCATCCATCACTTCATCACCATCGCCTATTCTCTTCCTCGCTCGACCCCATTCATTCAACCCGAACCCGAACTCCCCTTGAAAAACAATTCGAAACCTGGATCCAACACCTCAAACCTGGTTTCGCCCCATCCGACGTCGTCGACGCCTTGCAAGCCCAGTTGGACCCTGATCTGGCCCTCGACATCTTCCGATGGACGGCCCAACAACACGGATACAAGCACAATCACGAAACGTACCACACAATGATCAAGCTTTTAATATCCGGAAAACGTTACCGTGCTACCGAAACCCTAATGGAAGAAGTCATCGCTGGTAACTGTGAAATGTCTATTCCTTTATATAATTCCATCATTAGATTCTGTTGCTGTCGCAAGTTGTTGTTCAATCGCGCCTTTGATGTGTACAAGAAAATGCTGAAATCGGAGAATTGTAAGCCCACACTTGAGACGTATACTTTGTTGTTGAATTCATTGCTTAGGAGGTTTAATAAGTTAAATGTTTGTTATGTTTATTTGCACGGGGTTAGGTCTTTAACGAAGCAAATGAAATCATTAGGAGTTATACCTGATACGTTCTTGTTGAATATGATTATTAAGGCTTATGCTAAGTGTCTTCAGGTGGATGAAGCTATTAGGGTTTTTCGGGAAATGGGGTTGTACGGATGTGAGCCCAACGCATATACCTATGGGTATATCGTGAAGGGGTTGAGTGAAAAGGGGAAGGTGGCGCAGGGCTTAGGGTTTTATAAGGAAATGAAGGAGAAGGGATTGGTGGCAAGTGGTAGTTGTTATATGATATTGATTTGTAGTCTTGCAATAGAAAGGAGATTCGAGGATGCAATTGAGGTTGTCTTTGATATGTTGGGAAATGGTATGGGGCCGGATTTGTTAACTTATAAAACTTTGTTGGAAGGTCTGTGCAGGGAAGGTAGGGGTAATGAGGGATTTGAGTTGCTTGAGGAGTTTCGAAAAAGGGATGTGCTTATGGGTGATAAGAATTACAAGATTTTGTTGAATGGATTGCATTTTCTTAGTCGTGACTAG
- the LOC123224318 gene encoding pentatricopeptide repeat-containing protein At3g07290, mitochondrial encodes MHQHKYQVHNLSSAAFTFGSSPVPATVGSLCVSLTRCMLAHPTKLARLPIRPHVFQSATMRLPISLLTSQILKDPETTTHNNVYNVSAMLNKQNWQQSSLLKSLVSHMTPKVASQVLLLHGNSPELGFRFFKWVCKQSTYCYDIDGRIHLLNLVVSSNLFGVAHKAIVELIKDCSDGEDDILKLMDALDALRKDGFKLNYPCYSCLLISLAKLNLGFVAFSVYTRMVLDGFVIAAIDYRTVINALCKSGLVQAADMFLCRVLKLGFSIDTHICTSFVLGHCRENNLQEAFKVFEIMSKEDGCRPNSVTYSTLIHGLCEIGRLEEAFSLKEEMCEKGCQPSTRTYTVLAKALCDFASTDEALCLLDEMAAKGCKPNVHTYTIIIDRLCREGKIEEANGMFRKLLQYDIFPGIVTYNVLINGYCKQGQIVAAFELLALMEKKNCKPNTRTFNELMEGLCRINKSYKAMHLLKRMVDNGLSPDKVTYNILVDGFCREGQLDMALKIFNSMSSFGLIPDGYTLTSMIDGLFKHERTEVAIGFFCMMIKKGISFDEVTITALIDGHCKSGKTGDALMIFKRMVDSMDLKTSHVMNLFLDVFSKENRLKEEYAMFGKILKYGVVPSVVTYTILIDGLSRAGEIVLALNMIEMMKIAGCPPNVYTYTVIVNGLCQNGRVNEAQMLTFKMFDLGVSPNHITYTILVKAHVNAGRLDCALSTVSIMSINGCQLNERIYSALIKGLVSSNKAIGVWSDVSCNDYDARPLQLEYNDDVDDKCVSNDVIREIDIEHVRRLGDEIQRHVGSTTDLYNFVTAKLCRAGRVAEADHIIKDIVQHGSFPDKAISSIIEWYCRDSNYDNCLKFMTSILEHGFIPPFSSYCSVIQGLHKEGRSKEAQRLIYDLLRFNDIEDKTVVLPYIEFLLKGDKSDESLDLLNLIDQIHYRERPII; translated from the coding sequence ATGCACCAACATAAATACCAAGTCCATAATCTGAGCTCTGCTGCATTCACCTTCGGTTCTTCTCCAGTTCCCGCAACCGTTGGTTCCCTTTGTGTTTCTCTTACTCGCTGCATGTTAGCTCATCCGACCAAACTTGCAAGACTCCCCATTAGACCTCATGTATTTCAATCCGCTACGATGCGCTTGCCTATTTCTCTTCTCACTTCTCAAATTCTCAAAGACCCAGAAACTACGACACACAACAATGTCTACAACGTATCAGCTATGCTTAACAAACAGAATTGGCAACAGAGCAGCCTTCTTAAATCACTAGTTTCTCATATGACTCCAAAAGTTGCTTCCCAAGTTTTACTTCTTCATGGTAACAGTCCTGAACTCGGTTTCCGTTTTTTCAAGTGGGTATGTAAGCAGTCCACTTATTGCTATGATATAGATGGCAGAATTCATCTATTGAATTTAGTTGTATCTTCTAACTTATTTGGAGTTGCACATAAGGCTATTGTTGAATTGATTAAGGATTGCAGTGACGGTGAAGATGACATTTTGAAGCTAATGGACGCCCTTGATGCATTACGCAAGGATGGGTTTAAGCTTAATTACCCATGTTATAGCTGTCTTTTGATATCTTTAGCCAAGTTGAATTTGGGTTTTGTAGCATTTAGTGTATATACAAGAATGGTTCTTGATGGTTTTGTTATTGCTGCTATTGACTATAGAACCGTAATTAATGCTTTATGCAAGAGTGGGCTTGTGCAAGCCGCAGACATGTTCTTGTGTAGGGTTTTGAAACTCGGATTTAGCATAGATACTCATATTTGTACTTCTTTTGTGTTGGGACATTGTAGAGAAAATAATCTTCAAGAGGCCTTTAAGGTGTTCGAGATAATGTCCAAAGAGGATGGTTGCAGACCCAATTCAGTCACATATTCAACGCTGATACATGGTTTATGTGAAATAGGTAGGCTTGAGGAAGCATTTTCTTTGAAGGAAGAAATGTGTGAGAAGGGTTGTCAGCCAAGTACTCGTACTTACACTGTACTTGCCAAAGCTTTGTGTGATTTTGCATCAACTGATGAGGCATTATGTTTGCTTGATGAGATGGCTGCAAAGGGATGTAAGCCAAATGTCCATACTTATACTATTATAATCGATAGATTGTGTAGAGAAGGGAAGATTGAGGAGGCCAACGGGATGTTTAGAAAGTTGCTACAATATGATATCTTTCCTGGTATAGTAACTTACAATGTATTGATTAATGGGTATTGCAAACAAGGGCAAATTGTTGCTGCTTTTGAGCTACTTGCTCTGATGGAGAAAAAGAACTGCAAACCCAACACACGTACCTTTAATGAGCTTATGGAAGGTTTGTGTAGAATCAATAAATCTTACAAAGCGATGCACCTTTTGAAAAGGATGGTTGATAATGGCTTATCTCCTGACAAAGTAACCTACAATATCCTGGTGGATGGATTCTGCAGAGAAGGGCAACTTGATATGGctctgaaaatatttaattcaatgagCTCATTTGGCCTTATTCCAGATGGTTATACTTTAACTTCAATGATTGATGGGCTCTTCAAACATGAAAGGACAGAGGTAGCAATTGGATTCTTTTGTATGATGATAAAGAAGGGAATATCTTTTGATGAAGTGACAATTACTGCTCTTATTGATGGGCATTGCAAAAGTGGTAAAACTGGAGATGCATTAATGATTTTTAAGAGGATGGTTGACAGCATGGATTTGAAAACTTCTCATGTTATGAACTTGTTTCTTGATGTTTTCAGCAAAGAAAACAGGTTGAAAGAGGAATATGCAATGTTTGGAAAAATCCTGAAATACGGTGTAGTTCCTTCAGTGGTGacttatacaattttaattgatGGGCTTTCCCGAGCTGGTGAGATTGTGCTTGCCTTGAACATGATAGAAATGATGAAGATAGCTGGCTGCCCCCCAAATGTTTACACATACACTGTCATTGTTAATGGACTATGCCAAAATGGAAGAGTTAATGAGGCACAAATGCTtacttttaaaatgtttgatttaggaGTATCTCCAAACCACATAACATATACTATTTTAGTGAAAGCACACGTCAATGCTGGTAGATTAGACTGCGCCCTTAGTACTGTGAGTATCATGTCTATTAATGGTTGTCAACTCAATGAACGTATATATTCTGCTCTAATAAAAGGCCTTGTTTCTTCAAACAAGGCTATTGGAGTGTGGAGTGATGTTTCTTGTAATGATTATGATGCTAGACCATTGCAATTGGAGTACaatgatgatgttgatgataAATGTGTCTCTAATGATGTTATAAGGGAAATCGATATTGAACATGTTCGGAGACTTGGAGATGAGATTCAGAGACATGTTGGGTCTACTACTGATCTGTATAACTTTGTAACTGCAAAACTATGCAGAGCAGGGAGAGTTGCTGAAGCAGATCATATAATCAAAGATATTGTGCAACATGGTTCATTTCCTGACAAGGCAATTAGTTCTATCATAGAGTGGTACTGCAGGGACAGTAATTATGATAATTGCCTCAAGTTCATGACATCAATACTTGAACATGGATTTATTCCACCTTTTTCATCCTATTGTTCAGTGATTCAAGGTCTTCATAAAGAGGGGAGGAGTAAAGAAGCTCAAAGGCTCATTTATGACCTCTTAAGATTCAATGACATTGAGGATAAAACTGTAGTATTACcttatattgaatttttgttgAAGGGAGATAAATCTGACGAATCCCTTGACCTTCTAAATCTAATTGATCAAATACATTACAGAGAGAGGCCAATTATCTAG
- the LOC123223581 gene encoding probable glucan endo-1,3-beta-glucosidase A6, producing the protein MGLTHLFFFAFVLLSSLSSAKISSQVGICYGQLGNNLPSPSDSVKLIQSLKATRVKIYDANPEILKALKNTDIQASIMLPNNLIVNISSSQTLADKWVKKYVLPYYPDTKIRYLLIGNEVLSSPDNLTWASLVPAMQKIRYSLKTLGASKIKVGTPLAMDVLQSSFPPSNGTFRSDISDSIMKPLLQFLNRTKSYFFVDVYTYFAWISDPKNINLDYALLQVTDFTYTDPVSNLTYTSLFDQMVDALIFAMKRLGYPDIRIWIAETGWPNGGDYDQIGANIYNAATYSRNIVKKLTARPPIGTPARPGWSIPSFIFSLYNENQKPGPGTERHFGLLYPNRTNVYEIDLSGETPTKVYKPLPKPTNNEPYKGKIWCVAAERANTKKLESALSYACSQGNKTCDPLQPGKTCSKPDSLEWHASYAFSSYWAQFKRSGGSCYFNGLATQTIKDPSHGSCKVPSVTV; encoded by the exons ATGGGTCTTActcatctcttcttcttcgCCTTCGTTCTCTTGTCTTCTCTTTCTA GTGCTAAGATCTCGAGCCAAGTCGGGATATGCTATGGTCAACTTGGGAACAACCTTCCATCTCCATCAGACTCGGTGAAGCTCATTCAGTCCCTGAAAGCCACACGTGTCAAAATCTACGATGCGAATCCAGAGATTCTCAAAGCCCTCAAGAACACAGACATTCAAGCTTCGATCATGCTCCCCAATAATCTCATCGTCAACATTTCTTCAAGCCAAACTCTTGCCGACAAATGGGTTAAAAAATATGTCCTCCCTTATTACCCCGACACCAAAATCCGATACCTCCTTATCGGAAACGAAGTCCTTAGCTCCCCCGATAACTTGACCTGGGCAAGCCTCGTGCCTGCGATGCAAAAAATTAGATATTCCTTAAAAACCCTTGGAGCCTCAAAGATTAAAGTAGGGACTCCCTTAGCCATGGATGTCCTGCAATCTTCGTTTCCACCCTCAAACGGAACCTTCCGATCCGATATTTCGGATTCTATCATGAAACCGCTGCTGCAATTCTTGAACCGGACGAAATCGTACTTTTTCGTTGACGTTTACACGTATTTTGCTTGGATTTCGGATCCGAAAAACATTAATCTCGATTACGCACTTCTTCAGGTTACAGATTTTACCTATACCGATCCAGTCAGCAACTTGACCTACACTAGCCTTTTTGATCAAATGGTAGATGCTCTTATATTCGCTATGAAAAGACTTGGATACCCGGATATCCGTATTTGGATTGCTGAAACGGGTTGGCCCAATGGTGGAGATTATGACCAGATCGGAGCCAATATTTACAATGCTGCCACTTACAGTCGGAATATCGTCAAAAAACTAACCGCCAGGCCACCGATTGGAACCCCGGCTCGACCCGGTTGGTCAATACCTTCTTTCATCTTTTCTCTGTACAACGAGAATCAGAAACCGGGTCCGGGTACGGAGAGGCATTTCGGGTTGTTATATCCAAACAGAACAAACGTGTATGAGATTGATTTGAGTGGAGAAACGCCGACAAAAGTGTACAAGCCGTTACCTAAGCCGACTAACAATGAGCCGTATAAAGGGAAGATTTGGTGTGTAGCAGCTGAAAGAGCTAATACTAAGAAGTTGGAGTCGGCTCTATCATACGCATGTTCTCAGGGAAATAAAACTTGTGACCCGCTCCAGCCCGGGAAGACCTGCTCTAAACCCGATTCGTTGGAATGGCATGCCAGCTATGCATTTAGCTCGTATTGGGCCCAGTTTAAACGCTCCGGTGGATCTTGTTACTTCAATGGGCTCGCTACCCAGACAATTAAGGATCCAA GTCATGGATCTTGCAAGGTCCCAAGTGTCACTGTTTGA